From Carassius auratus strain Wakin chromosome 22, ASM336829v1, whole genome shotgun sequence, a single genomic window includes:
- the LOC113040260 gene encoding Duffy receptor gamma form-like yields the protein MLEFIMSAMKKNRDKTFRVTVHGFFSDGKDGVSVFLMEGDSVTFHTGVKTNQQNRIRWYFNNTRIAEITGNLRKICTDVQCNEGTERFRDRLKLDNQTGSLTFMNITTTDAGVYELRISSKNSGEVDTTFHFGVHDVSALKLDEMKEGGNVTLYTDVIKNPKDLMTWHFNDILIAGDQSEICTDVECKERFRDRLKLNNQTGSLTIMNTTNTDSGEYQLQINSSRVSISRNFTFPVASPTSTAGEGTNATGDGGVVIGAVVGVILLIAAVTGVVYYHRKRSKKTKQKDTTVKDNRDEENGEAENLLLTKEKSNGSATDQTVANGSATDQTVANGLATDQTVANGLATDQTVANGLATDQTVANGSATDQTVANGSATDQTVANGSATDQTVANGSATDQTVANGSATDQTVANESATDQTVANESATDQTVANGSATDQTVANESATDQTVANGSATDQTVANESATDQTVANGSATDQTVANGSATDQTVANGSATDQTVANGSATDQTVANGSATDQTVANGSATDQTVANESATDQTVVIEISQ from the exons ATGCTGGAGTTTATCATGtcagcaatgaaaaaaaacagGGATAAGACCTTCAGGGTTACCGTTCATG gttttttcagTGATGGTAAAGATGGAGTGTCAGTGTTtttgatggagggagattctgtcactttcCACACTGGtgttaaaacaaaccaacaaaacagAATTAGATGGTATTTCAATAACACACGTATCGCTGAAATCACTGGAAATCTCAGgaagatctgtacagatgttcagtgtaatgaaggtactgagagattcagagacagactgaagctggacaatcagactggatctctgaccttCATGAACATCACAACCACAGATGCTGGAGTTTATGAACTAAGGATCAGCAGTAAAAACAGTGGCGAGGTTGACACAACCTTCCATTTTGGCGTCCATG ATGTTTCTGCCCTTAAACTAGATGAAATGAAAGAGGGAGGAAATGTCACTTTATATACTGATGTAATAAAAAACCCAAAAGATCTGATGACGTGGCATTTTAATGACATTCTCATCGCTGGAGATCAGAGTGagatctgtacagatgttgagtgtaaagagagattcagagacagactgaagctgaacaatcagactggatctctgaccatcatgaacaccacAAACACTGACTCTGGAGAATATCAACTACAGATCAACAGCAGCAGAGTCAGCATCAGCAGGAACTTCACTTTTCCTGTTGCTA GTCCAACTTCAACTGCTGGAGAAGGAACAAATGCCACTGGTGATGGCGGAGTTGTTATTGGTGCTGTTGTTGGTGTTATTCTTCTCATAGCTGCAGTAACAGGTGTGGTTTACTATCACCGCAagagaagtaaaaaaacaaaacaaaaag ACACCACAGTGAAGGACAATCGTGATGAG GAGAATGGTGAAGCAGAAAATCTTCTTCTAACTAAGGAAAAATCTAATGGGTCAGCTACTGATCAGACGGTGGCTAATGGGTCAGCTACTGATCAGACTGTGGCTAATGGGTTAGCTACTGATCAGACGGTGGCTAATGGGTTAGCTACTGATCAGACTGTGGCTAATGGGTTAGCTACTGATCAGACGGTGGCTAATGGGTCAGCTACTGATCAGACTGTGGCTAATGGGTCAGCTACTGATCAGACTGTGGCTAATGGGTCAGCTACTGATCAGACTGTGGCTAATGGGTCAGCTACTGATCAGACTGTGGCTAATGGGTCAGCTACTGATCAGACTGTGGCTAATGAGTCAGCTACTGATCAGACTGTGGCTAATGAGTCAGCTACTGATCAGACTGTGGCTAATGGGTCAGCTACTGATCAGACTGTGGCTAATGAGTCAGCTACTGATCAGACTGTGGCTAATGGGTCAGCTACTGATCAGACTGTGGCTAATGAGTCAGCTACTGATCAGACGGTGGCTAATGGGTCAGCTACTGATCAGACGGTGGCTAATGGGTCAGCTACTGATCAGACGGTGGCTAATGGGTCAGCTACTGATCAGACTGTGGCTAATGGGTCAGCTACTGATCAGACGGTGGCTAATGGGTCAGCTACTGATCAGACGGTGGCTAATGGGTCAGCTACTGATCAGACTGTGGCTAATGAGTCAGCTACTGATCAGACTGTGGTTATtgagatatcacagtaa
- the LOC113040705 gene encoding SLAM family member 9-like — MFDLFVLFCLCWCCLMGVFSESVSVMEGDTVTLNTDVTEIPEDDDIVWTFRDDQSLIGEITRAAGIFNTSDDVPDERFRDRLKLDRQTGSLTITNITTQHTGEYKLEISGAELTSKTFSVSVYAPLPTPVITRDCSSSSSSSSSSSFSSQQNCSLLCSVVNVGHVTLSWYKGNSLLSSISVSDLSISLSLPLEVEYQEKNSYSCVINNPITNQTTHLNI; from the exons ATGTTTGACttgtttgttctgttctgtttgtgCTGGTGCTGTCTGATGG GTGTGTTTagtgagtcagtgtcagtgatggaagGAGATACTgtcactctaaacactgatgttactgaaATACCTGAAGATGATGACATAGTGTGGACATTTAGAGACGACCAATCTCTCATAGGTGAAATCACCAGAGCTGCTGGAATCTTTAACACATCTGATGATGttcctgatgagagattcagagacagactgaagctggacagacaaactggatctctgaccatcacaaacatcacaactcaacacactggagaatataaactagaGATTAGTGGAGCTGAACtgacatcaaaaacattcagtgtttctgtctacg CTCCTCTGCCCACTCCTGTCATTACCAGAGActgttcatcatcatcttcatcatcttcatcatcttcattctcatcacagcagaattgttcattgttgtgttcagtggtgaatgtgggtcatgtgactctctcctggtacaaaggaaacagtttattgtccagcatcagtgtgtctgatctcagcatcagtctctctctacctctggaggtggaatatcaggagaaaaacagctacagctgtgtgatcaacaatcccatcacaaaccagaccacacatctcaacatc